In Micromonospora inyonensis, the genomic window ACCACGCCGACCGTATGGCTACTCACGATGGCCACCGTGTCCGTCGCGTTGCCCTGGCTGCTCCTGCGCAAGGTCCGCGTCGATACCGAGCGGCCCTCCGCCCACGTGGCGGTGGTCAACCTCGACAGCCCGAGCCAGCCGCTCATCGGATCGACCCAGATGGTCAGTCGGCGACCACTGCTGGAATGGCATTCGTTCGCGAATATCTCTGCGCCTGAAGAGTCTTCCGGTGGCCACCGCATGGTCGTCTCCAGAGCCGGCGACTGGACCTCGGACTTCATCGACAATCCGCCAACGCACCTGTGGGTACGGGGGATGCCGACCGCGGGCATGGCCAATGTCGCGCCGCTCTTCCGGAAGGTGCTCTTTGTCGCCACCGGCAGCGGAATCGGCCCCGTGCTCGCCCACCTCCTGACCGGTGAGGTGTCGTCCCATCTGGTCTGGGTGACCCGCAATCCGCGTAGGACGTACGGCGCACTGGTCGACGAGGTGCTGGCGGCGCAGCCCGACGCGGTCATCTGGGACACCGACGCGTACGGCAAACCCGATATGCTCCGGCTGGCGTACGGGGCGTACGCCACCTTCGGCGCGGAAGCGGTCATCTGCGTCGCGAACAAGAAAGTCACCTGGCAGGTGGTGCACGGCCTGGAGCTGGTCGGGGTCCCGGCCTACGGGCCGATCTGGGACGCGTAGCCGGCGGGAACCGACGTTGCCCGGCCGGGCGCCGTTGCACCGCGACCCGGGGCGGGCGGGAGTCGACCGAGTACGGTCCAGGGCCGGTTCAGGTGTGCGGTGGCCAGCACGGCACGGCGGGTCCGGGCCCCGCCCCGGGGCGGCGTGCAGCCGGCTGGCCCCGTCCACCTCGTGCAGTTACCCGGTGGCCCGCAGCGGCTCGACCACGTACGTGCGGGCGTCGTCGCCGTCGGGCAGGGCGGCCACTCTGCTCAGGCTCGGTGATCAACTCGCCGGAGACGAACCGTCCCGCCTGGTCGTAGTACATTGCGACGAGCTGCGAGGAGTCGAACAACCAGTAGTCGTAGTGCGGCAACCCGGCCGGCCAGTCGTCACCGGCGACACCGATGAGGCGGACGTCCTCGCCCGCCTCGACGGTGTGCTCGTAGGCCCAGCCACACTCGAACCGGACGTAGTCCGACAGCGGCTCGACGACGACATGAACCCGGTGCATGCGCTTGCCGGCCGACACCGCCGCCCGCACGGTGTCGCACCAGGCTGCGATGCCGGGAAACTCTCCGCGGGTTTGACCCGCCAGGAATCGGGCGAACTCCTCCTGCTCGTACGACACGTCGTACCGCTGAAGCGTCTCACAACCGAGCATCCACTGTCGGGGGCCGGTGGCGACCCGGCCGGCATCCAGGAGATCACCCAGGAGGGGGCGGACCGGACGCTCCGGCTCCTGGCCACGTCGGTGATCCTCGGCCACCGGTACGCCGCGCGCCAGTTCGTCCGGCAGGGCACCGGCGGTTCGATCATCTCCACCAGCTCGGTCGCCGGGTTGCAGGGCGGGCAGTCGACGCTGGGGTACACGGCGGCCAAGCACGCCGTCGTCGGCATCGTCCGGGAGGCGACCGCCCAGCTCGCGCCGCTGGGCATCCGGTCCAACGCGGTCGCGCCGGGCATCACGATGACCGGCATCATGGGTCCGGCGTTCGGCGTGCCCCGTGAGCGGGACGAGGAGTTCAAGGCGTTCCTCGCCACCGAACTGGCCGACAAGCAGCCGATCGGGCGGGTCGGTCAACCGGAGGACATCGCCAAGGCGGTGCTCTTCCTGGCCAGCGACGACGCCGAGTGGATCACCGGTGTGGTGCTTCCCGTCGACGGCGGCCAGACCGCGATCAGCATGGGCGGCTGGCTCGCCGCCGCCGGGCAGGCCGGCGCGGACTTCGTCTCCCGGTAGACCCGCCGTACCGCAGTGGCCCGACCTCGGGTGCGGGGCCGGTCAGAACAGGGTCAGCGGCTCGACCGGGCTTGGCTCGACCGGGATCGGCTCGGGCAGGGGCGTCAGGCCGGGTACGCGTGCGCGTACCTCGTCGTGGAAACGGCGGGCGAGCACGGGCGCGTCGGCGTTGTCCGGGGTGTGGACGAACACGGTGGGGGAGCGGCCCTCCCGCAGCCACCCGGCCACCACGTCGATCCAGTGCTGCCAGCCCTCGACCGTCCGGGCGGTGTCGTCGCGGCCGAGGTACCGGACGATCGGCCGCTCGGTGAGCGCGTGCGTGCGCAGCGGCATACGTGGTTTCTTCGTCCAGGCGTCCCGTTCCGCGTCGCTGGTCGGCGGGCTCTGGAAGAAGGCGGTGGTGTCGAAGGGGATCCACTCGGCGTCGGCGTCGGTGAGCACCCCTTCGAGGAGTCGTACCGCCCGGGGGTCGTCGAAGAACGCGGGGTGGCGGACCTCGACCGCGTACCGGTGGGTGGTAGGAAGCCGGCGCAGGAAGCGGGCGAGGGTGGGCACGTCGGCGGGGGCGAACGAGCCGGGGAGCTGGATCCAGAGGGCGTGCGCCCGTGGGCCGAGCGGTTCGATCGCGTGCAGGAAGGCGCGGAGTGGTTCGTCGGCGCCGTCGAGCCGGTGGTCGTGCGTGACGGTCCGGGGCAGTTTCAGCACGAACCGGAAGCCGGGGTCAGTCTGGTCGGCCCAGGTGGCGACGGTCTCCCGGGCCGGGGTGGCGTAGAAGGTGGTGTTCCCCTCGACCGCGTCGCACCAGCCGGCGTAGTGCCGCAGCCGCTCGTGGGCCGGGAGCGGGTGCGGCAGGATCCGCCCCTGCCACGCCTTGAGCGTCCACATCGCGCACCCCACGTGCAGCCGCATGCTTCCGGATTCCTTCCCGTCGACGTGTCCGGACACGGTATACGCCCCTCCCGCTGACCCCGGACGGCCGGACGCGGCTGGCGCCGGCGTCGGCGGGCACGGTGTCCGACTCGTTGGCTGACCCGGAGGTTCGACGCCGACCCGGCTACGGGGTGGGCGGCGTCGCCCTCTTCCACGGACACTTCACGGTCCGCACCGACGTGCTGACCCTCCGGATCAGCCGGGGCGGGCAACCCCAACCGGCACGGTGAGCGGCTCCGGACGGTCGGCCAGGGTGCGGTGAGGTCCCCCCCGGCCGGTCGGTCCGCCGCCGCGCCCGGCGTGCCGTCCCGAAGCGTCGCCCGGACCCGCATCAGCGCGAAACCGAGCAGGTTCAGCCCGCGCCACCGGGCCGGGTCGGCGGCGGCCGGGTGGTCGGCGGCCAGGCCGATGCCCCAGATCCGGTCCAGCGGACTCGCCTCGACCAGCACCCGGCTCCCGGTGCCGAGCAGGAACGCCCGCAGGCCGGGGTGCTGGCCGAACTTGGCGAGGTTGGCGGCCACCACGATCTCGAACCGGCGTTCCCGCCAGGTCTGCTCGTCGAAGCCGGCGACCTGACGGCCGAGGGTCTTGGCCTGGTTCGGGTGCGCCACCGTGAGCACCCTGCCGGCGGTCACCCGGTCGCCGAAGAGCATCGCCTTGGCCCACATCATGTAGTGCTCGGCGGTGGCGAAGCGGGTCCCGTCCACGGTGAACGGCGCCGGCCACCACTGGCTCAGGCAACCGGGCCCGGCGGTGCCGTCGGGCCGGGCCCGGTGCCCCCAGAAGAACAGGAACTTCGGGGTACGCCCGGCACGTACCTCGGCGGTCAGTTCGGCGACGCTCCACACCTGCGCGGACATGCCGGCAAGCGTGGCCCACGACGTACGCTGCCGCCTCCGGATTACCGGGCGGGCGGGTGACCGGTCAGCCCCACAGCTCCGGGGTGGGCGGGCTGAGCCAGCCGTCCACGCAGGGCATCGACGGCTGCACGTCCTCGGTGAGGATCAGGTGCCCGGCGATGTCCCGGAACTCTGCGTGATGGGCGACCTGGAAGGCCGCGGCGGAGGCGAGCGAGGTGGCCGCGAAGCAGCCGACCATGATGCGCAGGTCGCGCTGCCGGGCCTGGGCGACGATCCGCAGCGCGGCGGTGAGGCCGCCGCACTTGTCGAGTTTGATGTTCACCCCGTCGTAGAGTTCGGCGATCCGGGGCAGGTCCTCCTCGGCGTAGAACGACTCGTCCGCGATCAGGGGCACCGGCCGGGGTAGCCCCCGCAGCGCCTCCTCGTGCTCGGGCCGGACCGGTTGCTCCACCATCCGGACGTCGTGCCGGGCGAGCACCGGCAGCATCGCCACCAGCCGCTCCGGCGTCCAGCCGCAGTTGACGTCCACCACCAGCTCGGCGTCGGGCCGGTGGGCTCGGGTCAGCTCCAGTCGTTCGACGTCCTCCTCCGAGCCGAGCTTCAGCTTCAGCGCGCGTCGGCCCTGGCTGTCCTTCAGTTCCTGGACGAACTGGGTCTCCCCGGCGAGGGAGACGGTGAGCATGTCCTCGACCGGGGTGGGCTCGGGCAGGCCGATCGTCTGCCACACCCGGCGTCCGCTGCGCTTGGCCTCCAGGTCCCAGAGGGCGGCGTCGACGGCGTTGCGCGCCGCGCCGGCCGGCAGCAGGGTGAGCAGGTCCTCCCGGCCGGCCCCCTGGCCGATCGCGACCCGCGCCTGCTCCACCTGCTCGGCGGTGGCGGCCTTCGGGTCGGGGAACGGGCTCTCGAACAGGGTCGCCTCACCCCGGCCCCGGACGTCGCCGTCGCGCAGCTCCACCCGGACCAGGCGGGTGGCGAGCAGGCTCGCTCTCGCGAAGTGGTACGGCAACGAGAAGGGGATGTCGAGAAAGGCGTGGCTCAGCTCCATCGAGTCCTCAATCCGTCCGACGGCACGAGAAATCGATGGTATGTGATGTATGTGACGACGGGTCGCTCTCGGCCGACCAAGTTGTTTCCTCGCGGCCCCACCGCCGCCGTGCCCGCCGACCGTGGCGGATCAGCGGTGGGCGGCCAGGAACTCGGCGAGCACCTGACTGTGGGTGGAGAAGGCGAGCTCGGTCGGCTCGGTGAGGACGAGCCACTCGGTCGACTCCGCCGTGGGAGCGGACGGGGGCAGGTCCTCCAACCGCCGGGTCGGCAGCGCCCCGAAGATCATTATCGTCCCGCCGCTCGGCGCGCTGTGCACGGCGACGAGCCGTACGCCGGCCGCCTCGCCGGTCAGGCCGGTCTCCTCCCACAGCTCGCGGACGAGCGCGTCCCGCCACTCCTCGCCGTACTCGATGAAGCCGCCCGGTAGCGCGAGCAGCCCCCGGGCGGGCTCGATGTCGCGGCGCTGGACCACCACGCCGAGCCCGGTGGGGGTGAGCACCGGCTGGACGGCCACCGCCACCGGAAGGGGGTTACGCCAGGTGGTGTGGCCGCAGGCCGGACAGATCCGGGGCCAGCCCGCCCCGTCGGGGTAGGCGGTGCCGCAGCCGGAGCAGTGGGAGTGGGGTATGCCGCTCACCCGCAGCACCCTACGCGGTCGCCGCCAGCCCGTCGCGCCGGTCTCAGGCCGGCGTGGGGAAGCCGTACCGGGCGGCGTGCTCGGGGTCGGCGGGGTCGATCTGGCGGAGCCCGGCGTCCGCGAGCCGCTTGTTGACCTCGTCGAGCCGCTCGCGCACCAGGGTGGCCTCCTCGTCGGTGACGCGGCCCCGGTGCGGCTTGCCGGCGTGCTCGACGGTGCCGTAGTCGATCTTCTCGGCCGCCTTGCGGGCCTTCGGCGGGCGGACCCGCTCGGCGGTGCGCAGGAGCTGCGCCATCGGCGTCTCGGTCGACATCGCGTCGAACTCGCTGGCGGTCAGCACCACCCGGCGGGGCTCCCCGTCACCCTGCGGGTCGTGGATCTCCACCACGGCGACGTCGAGCGCGGCGTCGTCGATGCCCTCCACCTCGGACGGGCTGATCTCCAACTGAACGGGCCCGGTCACCAGGTCGGGGTGCTCCAGGACGACGACGCGGAACACCTGGTCGTCGGTCTCCAGGACCGTGCCGCTGAAGTCGGAGACGTGGATGGTCTTCTTGCCCATGGACGGAGCTTCTCCTGTCGGTGGCCGTGCCGGAACGCAACGAACCTACCCGACAGGTGTGCTAAGACCTCCGTCGCGCGGGGGTCCGGGTGTGTCGCGCCCCCGGGTTCCGTGTCGGCGGTCCCCGGTTGCCCGTGCCGGGCTTCCGGAGCGACCGCCGTTCAGCGGGTGCCGAGGTGGCGGCGGGTGGAGACGTTGGCCGGGAGCCGGTTCAGCTCCGCCCACGACCGGTCGCCGGCACGCGGGCCCCGGCAGCCGTCGTACCGCGACTGTGTCGGCGGGGGCACGTCGTCCCGGAGGGTCGGCCAGAGCCGTCCCGTGTCGCGTTTGTCCTGATCGATCAGCTGTTTCGGCATGGCCGTACCATCCCAGAGAAAGTTGTCTATCTATGGAAATTGGTGTGACGCGCGGCCGGTGCGTCCGGTTCCCGGATCGCGGTCGGCAATCATCGGTGATGTTCTCTGTCTGCTGTACCCGGGGTCGGGCGCTTCAACCACGACGGTCAGATCCCGTCCCGCGCGGTGGGCGCCGGGGCGACGTACGGGTGGGCGATCGCCCGGCCGGCGGCGGCCGTGACGCGTACCGTGATCCGATGCTCGACAGGCGACTCCACCTGCATCTGGCGACCTGGCTCGGCCAGTGGCCGGCCGGGCCGGGACTCCACGTGGTCGGTTCCTGGCGCCGCGCGCACCCGGCCTGGGACCGCCGGCTCCGGCCGGCGGTCGCGGTGGCCGCCCCCGGCAGCGCGGTGCTCTCCGTGTCGCCGGAGCACGTCGCGGCGGTCCGGGCGCTGGCGGCGGACGGGCCGACCCCACGGCTGTGGTCGGCGCTGCCGGGCGCGGTCGGTCACCCCGGCCTGCCCCTTCGCGAGGGGGTGTTCCGCTGGTGCACCGCTCCCCACCCGCTTCCCGACGTGGGGGAGTGGGTCGACCCCACCGATCCCGGGTTCCCCTCCTGGCTGCACCTGTTCGACCGGGAGGTCCTGGTGGTGCGGGACGCCGACGGGCACTACCTGGCGGGGGTCGGCGTCAAGCGGCACGACCGGTACGGCCACGAACTGGCCGTCGGGACCATGCCGGGCGCGCGGGGCCGGGGACTGGCCCGCCGGCTGGTCGCCCAGGCGGCCCGTCGGGTGCTCGACGAGGGGGCGGTGCCGACGTACCTGCACGACCCCGACAACACCGCCTCGGCCCGGGTCGCCGCGGCGGCGGGCTTCCCCGACCGGGGCTGGCGCTCCCACATCGTCCATCCCGACTGACCGCCGGGACCGTCGTCCCCGGCCGGACTCAGCCGGGCGGCCGGCCCGGGTGGGCCGCCGCGCGCTGGCGCGGACCGTGGATCCCGGGCCGGATCCACGGTCCGCGGCCTCTTCCCCCCAGGTCCGAGGAGGCGTCGGGCGACCGGACATCCCGGTGAGGTAACGCTATGTGTCGAAGTGGTCCCCGACAAGCCCCCAAAAGGCGCGTAGAGCTGTCCAAAAATGGACTTGACCTGGGATTATCTGGTTCTTCGGGGTGCGGGTCGCCGGTGACGCACGGTACGAATCGCCGGTGTTCCATGGCCCGACGGCGGGCCGGTGGATAGGGTCGCGGCGAGCGGGCCGGACGCGGCCGTGGTACGGAGGCGGTGAGCGGTCATGGAGGTGCGGGTGCGGGACACCGGCCGGGGCGACGTCGTGCTGAGCCCGGCGGGTGAGATCGACATGTCCACCGTCGGCACGCTGGAGACCGCGCTGACCGCCGCGCTGAACCGGCCCGACCTGCGGGAGTGCCTGGTCGACCTGGCCGAGGTCACCTTCCTCGACTCGACCGGCCTGCGGGTGCTGATCGAGGGGTTCAGCCTGGCGCAGGAGCGGGGCCGGTCGCTGCGGGTCGCCAATCCGCAGCCGGTGGTCGAGCGGGTCCTGCGGATCACCTCGGTCGGCCCGCTGCTGGGGCTGCCGGACGTGGCCACCCCACTGCCGCCCGACGCCCGTTGGCTGGGCTGAGCCGCCTCGGCACCCTCCGGTGGGCGGTACCGCCGGTCAGCCGGCCAGGCCGAGCACCTCCGCCGCCGCGCGACCGTTGGCGTGGCTGGCCCCGTAGGTGGCGACGAACGCGCGCACTCCGGCCGGCCGCCACCGTCCCGGCCAGCCCATCTCCACCACGGTCACCGGATGGACGGCGGCCAGCCCCTCGACCAGCTCCGCCCCGCCCGGCAACCGGTGCAGGTGCCGGCCGACCAGCACGACCGGCCGGTCCCCGGCGAGCGCCCGCAGGGCGGCCGGGCCGGTCTCGCCCGCCACCACCCGGACCTCCTCGGTTCCCGCCAGGTGCGGACCGAGCCCCCACGGCACCCGGCCCTCGGCCATGGTGGCGGTGGCGTGCAGCTGTACCACCAGTGGCCGGTCCAGCCCGGCGACGATCCCCTCGACGCGTACCGCCCGGCGCGCGGCGGCGTAACCGAGGTCGCCGGGGTCGGGGCCGGGCGCGCCGACGGGCCGGGTCCAGGCGGCCAGCTCGGCGGTGCGGGCGGCGGCCTCCTCGACCCGGTCACGGGCCAGCCGTCCGGCGCCGAGCGCGGCGACGATCTCGGTCACCACGTGTCCGACCAGCGCGGCGTCGACCTTCGCCCCGACGCAGAGCAGGTCCGCACCGGCCGCGAGGGCGGCCACGGCGGCGGGACCGACCCCGCCGGCGGCCACCGTGGCGCCCTTCATCTCCAGCGCGTCGGTGATGACGGTGCCGGTGAAGCCCAGCTCCCGGCGGAGCAGGTCGACCAGGACGGCCCGGCTGAAGGTGGCCGGCAGGTCTCCGGTCAGCACCGGGACCCGGATGTGCGCGGTCATGACCGCCCGGGTGCCGGCGGCCACGGTCGCCGCGAAGGGCGGCAGGTCGCGCTCGCGCAGCACGGACAGCGGCACGTCCACCGTCGGCAGTTCCAGGTGCGAGTCGGCGACGGTCGCGCCGTGCCCGGGGAAGTGCTTGGCGCAGGCCGCGACCCCGGCACCCTGCAACCCGTCCACCGCGGCGGCCGAGTGCGCGGCCACCCGGAGCGGATCGTCGCCGAAGGACCGGGTGCCGATCACCGGGTTCTCGTCGGCGCTGTTGACGTCCACCGTCGGAGCGAGGTCGACGGTGACGCCCAACGCGGCCAGCTCCGCCCCGATCGCGGCGTAGACCCGGCGGGTGAGCGCCACGTCCCCGACCGCCCCGAGCGCGGCGTTGCCCGGGTACGGGCTACCGGTGGCGTGCGCCAGCCGGGTGACGTCGCCGCCCTCCTCGTCGATGGCGACCAGCACGTCGGCGCGGGCGTCGCGCAGCGCGGCGGTCGCCGCGGCGACCTGGGCCGGGGTCTCGACGTTGGTCCCGAACAGCGTGAAGCCGGCCAGCCCCGCGCCGACGAGATCCAGTGCCCAGTCCGGCGGGGTCGGCCCGGGGTACGCCGCGAGCAGCGTGCCGAGGGCAAGGCGGCGAAGTCCTGGATCCAGCCCCACGTGATCTCCTTTGCGCAGTCGGCCGGGTCCTCCGGCCTGCTGATCGACGGCCCCGGGCCGGTCGTCCGGCCGCTGACCCGTGTCGGGGCCGGCCGTTACGCTACGGTCACCCCCGGATCGATTCGATCAACAAGGTTTACCAAAACCAGAGGACGTGGCATGAGTTCGACGCGGCTGCCCGGCACCCCGCGCCTGTTGCGGGCGCTCAACGACCGCGCGGCACTGGAACTGCTCCTCGAACGGGGGCCGCTCACCCGGGCCCGGCTCGGCGAGCTGACCGGCCTGTCCAAGGTCACCGCCTCG contains:
- a CDS encoding STAS domain-containing protein; the encoded protein is MEVRVRDTGRGDVVLSPAGEIDMSTVGTLETALTAALNRPDLRECLVDLAEVTFLDSTGLRVLIEGFSLAQERGRSLRVANPQPVVERVLRITSVGPLLGLPDVATPLPPDARWLG
- a CDS encoding DUF6879 family protein, with amino-acid sequence MLGCETLQRYDVSYEQEEFARFLAGQTRGEFPGIAAWCDTVRAAVSAGKRMHRVHVVVEPLSDYVRFECGWAYEHTVEAGEDVRLIGVAGDDWPAGLPHYDYWLFDSSQLVAMYYDQAGRFVSGELITEPEQSGRPARRRRRPHVRGRAAAGHRVTARGGRGQPAARRPGAGPGPAVPCWPPHT
- a CDS encoding DUF72 domain-containing protein — protein: MWTLKAWQGRILPHPLPAHERLRHYAGWCDAVEGNTTFYATPARETVATWADQTDPGFRFVLKLPRTVTHDHRLDGADEPLRAFLHAIEPLGPRAHALWIQLPGSFAPADVPTLARFLRRLPTTHRYAVEVRHPAFFDDPRAVRLLEGVLTDADAEWIPFDTTAFFQSPPTSDAERDAWTKKPRMPLRTHALTERPIVRYLGRDDTARTVEGWQHWIDVVAGWLREGRSPTVFVHTPDNADAPVLARRFHDEVRARVPGLTPLPEPIPVEPSPVEPLTLF
- a CDS encoding dipeptide epimerase, giving the protein MELSHAFLDIPFSLPYHFARASLLATRLVRVELRDGDVRGRGEATLFESPFPDPKAATAEQVEQARVAIGQGAGREDLLTLLPAGAARNAVDAALWDLEAKRSGRRVWQTIGLPEPTPVEDMLTVSLAGETQFVQELKDSQGRRALKLKLGSEEDVERLELTRAHRPDAELVVDVNCGWTPERLVAMLPVLARHDVRMVEQPVRPEHEEALRGLPRPVPLIADESFYAEEDLPRIAELYDGVNIKLDKCGGLTAALRIVAQARQRDLRIMVGCFAATSLASAAAFQVAHHAEFRDIAGHLILTEDVQPSMPCVDGWLSPPTPELWG
- a CDS encoding GNAT family N-acetyltransferase; translation: MLDRRLHLHLATWLGQWPAGPGLHVVGSWRRAHPAWDRRLRPAVAVAAPGSAVLSVSPEHVAAVRALAADGPTPRLWSALPGAVGHPGLPLREGVFRWCTAPHPLPDVGEWVDPTDPGFPSWLHLFDREVLVVRDADGHYLAGVGVKRHDRYGHELAVGTMPGARGRGLARRLVAQAARRVLDEGAVPTYLHDPDNTASARVAAAAGFPDRGWRSHIVHPD
- a CDS encoding NUDIX domain-containing protein, whose protein sequence is MSGIPHSHCSGCGTAYPDGAGWPRICPACGHTTWRNPLPVAVAVQPVLTPTGLGVVVQRRDIEPARGLLALPGGFIEYGEEWRDALVRELWEETGLTGEAAGVRLVAVHSAPSGGTIMIFGALPTRRLEDLPPSAPTAESTEWLVLTEPTELAFSTHSQVLAEFLAAHR
- a CDS encoding SDR family NAD(P)-dependent oxidoreductase, translating into MTRQESGELLLLVRHVVPLKRLTTEHPLSGAGGDPAGIQEITQEGADRTLRLLATSVILGHRYAARQFVRQGTGGSIISTSSVAGLQGGQSTLGYTAAKHAVVGIVREATAQLAPLGIRSNAVAPGITMTGIMGPAFGVPRERDEEFKAFLATELADKQPIGRVGQPEDIAKAVLFLASDDAEWITGVVLPVDGGQTAISMGGWLAAAGQAGADFVSR
- a CDS encoding glycoside hydrolase family 3 protein; the encoded protein is MGLDPGLRRLALGTLLAAYPGPTPPDWALDLVGAGLAGFTLFGTNVETPAQVAAATAALRDARADVLVAIDEEGGDVTRLAHATGSPYPGNAALGAVGDVALTRRVYAAIGAELAALGVTVDLAPTVDVNSADENPVIGTRSFGDDPLRVAAHSAAAVDGLQGAGVAACAKHFPGHGATVADSHLELPTVDVPLSVLRERDLPPFAATVAAGTRAVMTAHIRVPVLTGDLPATFSRAVLVDLLRRELGFTGTVITDALEMKGATVAAGGVGPAAVAALAAGADLLCVGAKVDAALVGHVVTEIVAALGAGRLARDRVEEAAARTAELAAWTRPVGAPGPDPGDLGYAAARRAVRVEGIVAGLDRPLVVQLHATATMAEGRVPWGLGPHLAGTEEVRVVAGETGPAALRALAGDRPVVLVGRHLHRLPGGAELVEGLAAVHPVTVVEMGWPGRWRPAGVRAFVATYGASHANGRAAAEVLGLAG